One Paracoccaceae bacterium genomic region harbors:
- a CDS encoding DUF2842 domain-containing protein, protein MTLSYRARRRLSLLILLVGLPVYIVAAVSLVNWLDRPPIWAEFLVYVVLGFLWMAPFRFVFVGVGQPDPEKPETRQAPGETPRG, encoded by the coding sequence ATGACGCTGAGCTATCGCGCGCGCCGCAGACTTTCGCTGCTGATCCTGCTGGTCGGTCTGCCGGTCTATATCGTCGCGGCGGTCAGCCTGGTGAACTGGCTGGACCGGCCGCCGATCTGGGCCGAGTTCCTGGTCTATGTGGTGCTGGGCTTCCTGTGGATGGCCCCGTTCCGCTTCGTGTTCGTCGGCGTCGGTCAGCCCGACCCCGAAAAGCCCGAGACCCGGCAGGCGCCGGGCGAAACGCCGCGCGGATAG
- a CDS encoding adenylosuccinate synthase: MANVVVVGAQWGDEGKGKIVDWLSERADIVARFQGGHNAGHTLVIDGVTYKLSLLPSGIVRGGKLSVIGNGVVLDPWALLAEIERLAAQGVAVSPETLMIAENTPLILPIHGELDRAREGQNSVAKIGTTGRGIGPAYEDKVGRRSVRVADLADAPTLDLRIGRLLTHHNALRAGLGLGPVDGNALKAQLMEVAPKVLPYARPVWKVLHEARRAGKRILFEGAQGSLLDVDFGTYPYVTSSNTLAGMAATGTGLGPTAVDFVLGIVKAYTTRVGEGPFPTELFDADGERLGARGHEFGTVTGRKRRCGWFDAVLVRQTCATSGVSGIALTKLDVLDGFETLKICTGYALDGQRLDYLPTAANLQARVTPVYEEMEGWSQSTAGARSWADLPGAAIKYVRRIEELIQCPVALLSTSPERDDTILVTDPFAD, from the coding sequence ATGGCCAATGTCGTCGTCGTCGGCGCCCAGTGGGGCGACGAGGGGAAGGGCAAGATCGTCGACTGGCTGAGCGAGCGGGCGGACATCGTGGCGCGGTTCCAGGGCGGCCACAACGCCGGACACACGCTGGTGATCGACGGGGTGACCTACAAGCTGTCGCTGCTGCCCAGCGGCATCGTGCGCGGCGGCAAGCTGAGCGTCATCGGCAACGGGGTGGTTCTGGACCCCTGGGCGCTGCTGGCCGAGATCGAGCGGCTGGCGGCGCAGGGCGTGGCCGTCAGCCCCGAGACCCTGATGATCGCCGAGAACACCCCGCTGATCCTGCCGATCCACGGCGAGCTGGACCGGGCGCGCGAGGGTCAGAATTCGGTCGCCAAGATCGGCACGACGGGGCGAGGCATCGGTCCGGCCTATGAGGACAAGGTGGGGCGGCGGTCGGTGCGGGTGGCGGACCTTGCGGACGCGCCGACGCTGGACCTGCGCATCGGACGGCTGCTGACGCATCACAACGCGCTGCGCGCGGGGCTGGGCCTGGGCCCGGTGGACGGCAACGCGCTGAAGGCGCAGCTGATGGAGGTGGCGCCGAAGGTGCTGCCCTATGCGCGCCCGGTGTGGAAGGTGCTGCACGAGGCGCGGCGCGCGGGCAAGCGCATCCTGTTCGAGGGCGCGCAGGGGTCGCTGCTGGATGTGGATTTCGGAACCTATCCCTATGTGACCAGTTCCAACACGCTGGCCGGCATGGCCGCCACGGGCACCGGGCTGGGCCCGACGGCGGTGGATTTCGTGCTGGGGATCGTGAAGGCCTATACCACGCGGGTCGGGGAGGGACCGTTCCCGACCGAGCTGTTCGATGCCGACGGCGAGCGTCTGGGCGCGCGTGGCCACGAGTTCGGCACGGTGACGGGGCGCAAGCGGCGCTGCGGCTGGTTCGATGCGGTGCTGGTGCGCCAGACCTGCGCCACGAGCGGCGTTTCGGGCATTGCGCTGACCAAGCTGGACGTGCTGGACGGGTTCGAGACGCTGAAGATCTGCACCGGCTATGCGCTGGACGGGCAGCGGCTGGACTATCTGCCGACGGCGGCCAACCTGCAGGCGCGGGTGACGCCGGTCTACGAGGAGATGGAGGGCTGGAGCCAGTCGACCGCCGGGGCGCGGTCCTGGGCCGACCTGCCGGGCGCCGCCATCAAGTATGTGCGGCGGATCGAGGAGTTGATCCAATGTCCGGTCGCGCTACTGTCCACCTCGCCCGAGCGGGACGACACCATTCTGGTGACCGACCCCTTCGCGGACTAG
- the secG gene encoding preprotein translocase subunit SecG yields MENLVLTVHLILALCLIGVVLLQRSEGGGLGIGGGGGGAMSGRSATTALARLTWVFAIAFIITSLTLTVFAAQNAAHTSVVDQFGGSLPSRAPAAPAAPLGTDLLPPAPADAPLTPPRADN; encoded by the coding sequence ATGGAAAACCTCGTCCTGACCGTCCACCTGATCCTTGCGCTCTGCCTGATCGGCGTGGTGCTCCTGCAAAGGTCCGAAGGCGGCGGGCTCGGGATCGGCGGCGGTGGCGGCGGCGCGATGAGCGGCCGGTCCGCGACAACCGCGCTCGCCAGGCTGACCTGGGTCTTTGCCATTGCCTTCATCATCACCTCGCTCACGCTGACCGTGTTCGCCGCGCAGAACGCCGCCCATACCTCGGTGGTGGACCAGTTCGGCGGCAGCCTGCCGTCGCGCGCCCCGGCCGCCCCCGCGGCCCCGCTCGGCACCGATCTGCTGCCGCCCGCTCCGGCCGACGCGCCGCTGACACCGCCGCGCGCCGACAACTGA
- a CDS encoding CTP synthase → MARYVFITGGVVSSLGKGLASAALGALLQARGFSVRLRKLDPYLNVDPGTMSPFEHGEVFVTDDGAETDLDLGHYERFTGVHARQTDSISSGRIYSNVLEKERRGDYLGKTIQVIPHVTNEIKDFIRIGDDETDFMLCEIGGTVGDIEGLPFFEAIRQFAQERPRGQCIFMHLTLLPYLAASGELKTKPTQHSVKELRSIGLQPDVLVCRSEHPIPEKERAKIALFCNVRPEAVIPAYDLKSIYEAPLAYHQAGLDQAVLDAFGISPAPRPNLARWTDVMDRLTNAEGEVRVAIVGKYTQLEDAYKSIAEALTHGGMANRTRVRAEWIDAEIFEREDPAPWLEGFHAILVPGGFGERGTEGKIKAAQFAREKRVPYLGICLGMQMAVIEAARNLVGMANAGSEEFDHEAGAKRFTPVVYHLKEWVQGNHTVRRKADDDKGGTMRLGAYTALLAQGSRVASVYGGTTIEERHRHRYEVDIQYRERLESCGLWFSGMSPDGRLPEIVEVRDHPWFIGVQFHPELKSKPFAPHPLFADFVRAAVEGARLV, encoded by the coding sequence TTGGCCAGATATGTCTTCATCACCGGCGGGGTCGTCTCCTCGCTCGGCAAGGGCCTTGCGTCCGCCGCCCTCGGAGCGCTTCTTCAGGCGCGCGGCTTCTCGGTCCGCCTGCGCAAGCTCGACCCCTACCTGAACGTCGACCCCGGCACGATGTCGCCCTTCGAACATGGCGAGGTCTTCGTCACCGACGACGGCGCCGAGACCGACCTCGACCTTGGCCATTACGAACGCTTCACCGGCGTGCATGCCCGCCAGACCGACAGCATCTCCTCGGGGCGCATCTATTCCAACGTGCTGGAAAAGGAACGCCGCGGCGACTATCTCGGCAAGACCATCCAGGTCATTCCCCACGTCACCAACGAGATCAAGGATTTCATCCGCATCGGCGACGATGAGACCGATTTCATGCTGTGCGAGATCGGTGGCACCGTCGGCGACATCGAGGGCCTGCCGTTCTTCGAGGCGATCCGCCAGTTCGCCCAGGAACGTCCGCGCGGCCAGTGCATCTTCATGCACCTCACGCTCCTGCCCTATCTCGCCGCCTCCGGCGAACTGAAGACCAAGCCCACCCAGCACTCGGTCAAGGAACTGCGCTCCATCGGCCTGCAACCCGACGTGCTCGTCTGCCGCTCCGAACACCCGATCCCGGAAAAGGAACGCGCCAAGATCGCGCTGTTCTGCAACGTCCGCCCCGAGGCCGTGATCCCCGCCTATGACCTGAAGTCGATCTACGAGGCACCGCTGGCCTATCACCAGGCCGGGCTCGACCAGGCCGTGCTCGATGCCTTCGGCATTTCCCCCGCCCCCCGCCCCAACCTCGCCCGCTGGACCGACGTGATGGACCGCCTGACCAATGCCGAGGGCGAGGTGCGCGTGGCGATCGTGGGCAAGTACACCCAGCTGGAAGACGCCTACAAATCCATTGCCGAGGCGCTGACCCATGGCGGCATGGCGAACCGCACCCGGGTCCGCGCCGAGTGGATCGACGCCGAGATCTTCGAGCGCGAGGATCCCGCGCCCTGGCTGGAAGGCTTCCACGCCATCCTCGTTCCCGGCGGCTTTGGCGAACGCGGCACCGAGGGCAAGATCAAGGCCGCCCAGTTCGCGCGGGAAAAGCGCGTGCCCTATCTCGGCATCTGCCTTGGCATGCAGATGGCGGTGATCGAGGCGGCGCGCAACCTCGTCGGCATGGCCAACGCGGGCTCCGAGGAATTCGACCACGAGGCCGGGGCGAAACGCTTCACCCCCGTCGTCTATCACCTCAAGGAATGGGTGCAGGGCAACCATACCGTGCGCCGCAAGGCCGATGACGACAAGGGCGGCACCATGCGGCTCGGCGCCTATACCGCGCTGCTGGCCCAGGGGTCGCGCGTCGCCTCGGTCTATGGCGGCACCACCATCGAGGAACGCCACCGCCACCGCTACGAGGTCGACATCCAGTACCGCGAGCGGCTGGAATCCTGCGGCCTGTGGTTCAGCGGCATGTCCCCCGACGGCCGCCTGCCCGAGATCGTCGAGGTCCGCGACCACCCGTGGTTCATCGGCGTCCAGTTCCACCCCGAACTGAAATCGAAACCCTTCGCCCCGCACCCGCTGTTCGCGGATTTTGTGCGGGCGGCGGTGGAGGGGGCGAGGCTGGTGTGA
- a CDS encoding nucleotidyltransferase domain-containing protein: MSILVAKKANSITRIEQLRAALNSVEELRKLNKLTVFVAGSYARNEASIHSDIDLFFVLDGALADVPTPNIVTMRAFSRIIEEADKLGFPAFSNDGEFLKILEYPQIAKELGGRNDDHQNYFTARMLMLLESVPIFNSNTYDHVVREILSSYFRDYTHHPRDFRPIFLVNDIIRFWKTLCLNYEHKRNQPEADLDRRIRQKIKNFKLKFSRMLTCYGSIVSLIDLPLHSGPEDIFQLSRVSPFDRLKKTVDCRTTLMSELKIIAREYEWFLETTNVHEDELLRQFHDKAFRENAFLRAEAFGDSMFRIVREVADQTGYLRYLVI; this comes from the coding sequence ATGTCTATCCTCGTAGCAAAGAAGGCGAACTCGATCACCCGGATCGAGCAACTCAGGGCAGCGCTGAATAGCGTAGAAGAGCTACGCAAGCTAAACAAGCTTACAGTGTTTGTGGCGGGTTCGTATGCTAGAAACGAAGCGTCCATTCATTCGGATATTGACTTGTTCTTTGTTCTAGATGGCGCTCTAGCTGACGTTCCGACTCCAAATATCGTAACGATGCGTGCATTTTCGAGGATAATTGAAGAGGCAGATAAGCTAGGATTTCCGGCCTTCTCGAACGATGGCGAGTTCTTGAAGATTCTAGAGTATCCGCAGATAGCAAAAGAGTTAGGTGGTCGCAACGATGATCACCAGAATTATTTTACCGCAAGAATGTTAATGCTACTTGAGAGTGTCCCAATCTTTAATTCCAATACATATGATCACGTTGTGCGTGAGATACTATCGTCATATTTTCGCGACTATACGCATCACCCAAGAGATTTTCGGCCCATTTTTTTGGTGAACGATATCATTCGATTTTGGAAAACGCTCTGTCTGAATTACGAACACAAGAGAAATCAACCTGAAGCCGACTTAGATCGACGCATAAGACAGAAGATAAAGAACTTCAAGCTCAAATTCAGTAGAATGCTAACGTGTTACGGGAGCATTGTGTCATTAATTGATTTGCCCCTACATAGTGGCCCTGAAGATATCTTCCAACTTAGCAGAGTTTCACCGTTTGATCGACTTAAAAAAACTGTCGATTGCCGAACTACCTTGATGAGCGAACTCAAGATAATTGCTCGTGAGTACGAATGGTTTCTTGAAACAACAAATGTTCATGAAGACGAGTTGCTCAGGCAGTTTCACGACAAGGCATTTCGAGAAAACGCATTCTTACGTGCCGAGGCATTTGGTGACAGCATGTTCAGGATTGTCCGTGAAGTTGCAGATCAAACAGGATACCTTCGGTATTTGGTGATATGA
- a CDS encoding GGDEF domain-containing protein, with translation MADGCQIGATPQEGDGPPPAAGPVALEARALGQLMPLHLVVAPDGRIIGAGPTLRKLFRAAGPAGTLHDPVQGNDFFALFDVRRPGGITTCADLRRRAGERLTIFARSPGGPGFRGVALPLAEGGGMLVNLSFGIGVIDAVRDYGLTDGDFAATDLAMELLFLVEAKSAVMEELRNLAQRLQGAKRTAEAQALTDTLTGLRNRRALDLTLADLIGRRLDFGLMHIDLDYFKAVNDTLGHAAGDHVLREVGRVLTEETRKGDLVARVGGDEFVVVLPGLPDAAALSAAAMRIVGRLVEPIDFEGHACVISASIGIAISTAYQDPTPDRMLNDADEALYASKHAGRGRALVFGQTPEGAAAAPPVPGV, from the coding sequence ATGGCGGACGGCTGCCAGATCGGCGCGACGCCGCAGGAGGGGGACGGCCCGCCCCCCGCCGCCGGGCCGGTGGCGCTGGAGGCGCGGGCCCTGGGGCAGCTGATGCCACTGCATCTGGTGGTGGCGCCGGACGGCCGCATCATCGGTGCCGGGCCCACGCTGCGCAAGCTGTTCCGCGCGGCGGGGCCTGCCGGAACCCTGCATGATCCGGTTCAGGGGAATGATTTCTTTGCCCTTTTTGACGTGCGCCGCCCCGGCGGCATCACCACCTGCGCCGACCTGCGCCGCCGCGCGGGCGAGCGGCTGACGATCTTTGCCCGCAGTCCGGGCGGCCCGGGGTTTCGCGGTGTCGCCCTGCCGCTGGCGGAGGGCGGCGGGATGCTGGTGAACCTGTCCTTCGGGATCGGGGTGATCGACGCGGTGCGCGACTACGGTCTGACCGACGGCGATTTTGCGGCTACCGACCTGGCCATGGAACTGCTGTTCCTGGTCGAGGCGAAATCGGCGGTGATGGAGGAATTGCGCAACCTGGCCCAGCGGTTGCAGGGCGCGAAGCGGACGGCCGAGGCGCAGGCGCTGACCGACACGCTGACCGGGCTGCGCAACCGCCGGGCGCTTGACCTGACGCTGGCCGACCTGATCGGCCGGCGGCTGGACTTCGGGCTGATGCACATCGACCTCGACTACTTCAAGGCGGTGAACGACACGCTGGGCCATGCGGCGGGGGACCATGTGCTGCGCGAGGTCGGGCGGGTGCTGACCGAGGAAACCCGCAAGGGCGATCTGGTGGCGCGGGTCGGGGGGGACGAGTTCGTCGTGGTGCTGCCCGGCCTGCCGGACGCCGCCGCGCTGTCGGCGGCCGCCATGCGGATCGTGGGGCGTCTTGTCGAACCCATTGATTTCGAGGGACATGCCTGCGTGATCTCCGCCTCGATCGGCATCGCGATATCCACCGCCTACCAGGACCCCACGCCCGACCGGATGCTGAACGACGCGGATGAGGCGCTCTATGCCTCCAAGCATGCGGGGCGGGGGCGGGCGCTGGTGTTCGGCCAGACGCCCGAGGGGGCCGCCGCGGCCCCGCCGGTGCCCGGCGTCTGA
- a CDS encoding heme NO-binding domain-containing protein codes for MHGLVNRAIQGYLRDTFGPEVWVSVARSAQLGHDSFEPMLTYEPAETRALIDAAALLLDRPREALLEDLGTYLVSHPGLERLRRLLRFSGHGFTDFLQSLEDLPDRGRMAVPDLDLPELSLAEEGSDRYLLTCRFPLRGAGHVMLGLLRAMADDYGALVVLDHRGCGPEGERVAIHLLDSRFAEGRRFELAARA; via the coding sequence GTGCATGGTCTGGTGAACAGGGCGATACAGGGATACCTGCGCGACACGTTCGGGCCGGAGGTCTGGGTTTCGGTGGCCCGGTCCGCCCAGCTGGGTCATGACAGTTTCGAACCGATGCTGACCTACGAACCGGCCGAAACCCGGGCCCTGATCGACGCGGCGGCCCTGCTGCTGGACCGTCCCCGCGAGGCGCTGCTGGAGGATCTGGGAACCTATCTGGTGTCGCACCCGGGGCTGGAGCGGCTGCGCCGCCTGCTGCGGTTCTCGGGCCACGGGTTCACCGATTTCCTGCAGTCGCTTGAGGACCTGCCGGATCGCGGGCGGATGGCGGTGCCCGATCTGGACCTGCCGGAGCTGTCACTGGCGGAAGAGGGGTCGGACAGGTATCTCCTGACCTGTCGCTTTCCGCTGCGGGGGGCGGGGCATGTGATGCTGGGCCTGCTGCGCGCGATGGCCGATGACTATGGCGCGCTTGTGGTGCTGGACCACCGGGGGTGCGGCCCCGAGGGGGAAAGGGTGGCGATCCATCTTCTCGACAGCCGCTTCGCCGAGGGCCGCCGCTTCGAACTGGCGGCACGGGCCTAG
- a CDS encoding trimethylamine methyltransferase family protein, with amino-acid sequence MTDDMGRKRRAGGRAGNKTRAGTAVIDQMPWRIPVNPDAPVEPLSPEGVERIHQGAMRILREIGIEMLNPEAVNILKAAGCLVNGQNVRMDEDFVMEMVGRAPAEFTITPRNADRRIVMGGKHMVFVNVSSPPNAWDLERGKRSGDFETFKEFMKLTQYFNCIHVAGGYPVEPVDIHPAIRHLDCLYEKLTLTDKVVHAYSLGPERVEDVMEMTRLAAGLSHAEFDATPRMYTNINSVSPLKHDLPMLDGAMRLARRGQPTVVTPFTLAGAMAPVTMAGAVALSIAEALSAIALIEYIRPGCPVAIGTFTSNVDMKSGAPAFGTPEYMRATQMTGQLARRYGLPLRSSGVCAANIPDGQSMWETSNSLWAAVQSRTNMVYHAAGWLEGGLIASPEKFVMDCEVLQMIQRYFEEATFATGEEDIAFDAVREVGAGGHYFGCAHTQARYQTAFYAPIVSDWRNYEAWQTDGAHWTPERAHRIYKAIMAEFEPPPMDHAALEDLTRFVADRKQAGGAPTDF; translated from the coding sequence ATGACCGACGACATGGGCCGCAAGCGCCGCGCGGGCGGACGCGCGGGCAACAAGACGCGCGCCGGAACGGCGGTCATCGACCAGATGCCCTGGCGGATCCCGGTGAACCCCGACGCACCGGTGGAACCGCTGTCGCCCGAGGGGGTGGAACGCATCCATCAGGGGGCCATGCGCATCCTGCGCGAGATCGGCATCGAGATGCTGAATCCCGAGGCGGTGAACATCCTCAAGGCGGCGGGCTGCCTGGTGAACGGCCAGAACGTCCGGATGGACGAGGATTTCGTGATGGAGATGGTCGGACGCGCCCCGGCCGAATTCACCATCACCCCGCGCAACGCCGACCGCCGCATCGTGATGGGCGGCAAGCACATGGTGTTCGTGAACGTCTCGTCGCCACCCAATGCCTGGGATCTGGAGCGTGGCAAGCGCTCGGGCGACTTCGAGACGTTCAAGGAATTCATGAAGCTGACGCAGTATTTCAACTGCATCCATGTGGCGGGCGGCTATCCGGTCGAGCCTGTCGACATCCACCCTGCGATCCGCCACCTCGATTGCCTGTATGAAAAGCTGACGCTGACCGACAAGGTGGTGCATGCCTATTCGCTCGGCCCCGAACGGGTCGAGGACGTGATGGAGATGACGCGCCTTGCGGCCGGGCTCAGCCATGCCGAGTTCGACGCCACGCCACGGATGTACACGAACATCAACTCGGTCAGCCCGCTGAAGCACGACCTGCCGATGCTGGATGGGGCGATGCGGCTGGCGCGGCGGGGCCAGCCCACGGTCGTGACGCCGTTCACCCTGGCCGGGGCCATGGCGCCCGTGACAATGGCGGGGGCGGTGGCCCTGTCGATCGCCGAGGCGCTGTCGGCCATCGCACTGATCGAATACATCCGGCCCGGCTGCCCCGTCGCCATCGGCACCTTCACCTCGAACGTCGACATGAAGTCGGGCGCGCCTGCCTTCGGCACGCCGGAATACATGCGCGCCACGCAGATGACCGGCCAGCTTGCGCGCCGCTATGGCCTTCCGCTGCGGTCCTCCGGGGTCTGCGCGGCCAACATCCCCGACGGGCAGTCGATGTGGGAAACGTCGAACTCGCTCTGGGCGGCGGTGCAGAGCCGCACCAACATGGTCTATCACGCGGCGGGCTGGCTGGAGGGCGGGCTGATCGCAAGCCCCGAGAAATTCGTGATGGATTGCGAAGTGTTGCAGATGATCCAGCGGTATTTCGAGGAGGCGACCTTTGCCACGGGCGAGGAGGATATCGCCTTTGACGCGGTGCGCGAGGTCGGTGCCGGGGGGCATTACTTCGGCTGCGCGCATACCCAGGCACGCTATCAGACCGCCTTCTACGCGCCCATCGTCAGCGACTGGCGCAACTACGAGGCCTGGCAGACCGATGGCGCGCACTGGACCCCCGAGCGCGCGCACCGCATCTACAAGGCGATCATGGCCGAGTTCGAGCCGCCGCCGATGGACCATGCCGCGCTTGAGGACCTGACGCGGTTCGTCGCCGACCGGAAGCAGGCCGGCGGGGCGCCCACCGATTTCTGA